A portion of the Sulfurimonas sp. genome contains these proteins:
- a CDS encoding YebC/PmpR family DNA-binding transcriptional regulator, with the protein MGRAFEYRKASKLKRWGAMSTLFPKLGKIITMAAKEGGTDPDMNAKLRTAILNAKAENMPKDNIEAAIKRATSKDTASMLEVNFEGKAPHGVQLFIECMTDNNTRTVANVKNILTKHGGEMLTKGSLEFMFDRKALFEFPLKSGMNLEELELELIDAGLEEIESEDGVVIVTADFTSFGMINSALENMGIEITKANLERMPSSPIAITEQQQADIDKILNKLEDDEDVQKVFTNIA; encoded by the coding sequence ATCAAAATTAAAAAGATGGGGAGCAATGTCGACATTGTTTCCAAAGTTGGGAAAAATAATTACTATGGCAGCAAAAGAGGGAGGAACGGATCCCGATATGAATGCCAAACTTCGTACGGCAATTCTTAACGCAAAAGCTGAAAATATGCCAAAAGACAATATTGAAGCTGCTATCAAAAGAGCAACTTCTAAAGATACTGCAAGTATGTTAGAGGTAAATTTTGAAGGAAAAGCTCCGCACGGAGTACAACTTTTTATAGAGTGCATGACAGATAACAATACAAGAACAGTCGCAAATGTAAAAAATATACTAACTAAACATGGCGGAGAGATGCTTACAAAAGGATCTTTAGAGTTTATGTTTGATAGAAAAGCGCTTTTTGAATTTCCTCTAAAGAGCGGTATGAATTTAGAAGAGCTTGAGCTAGAGCTTATAGATGCAGGACTTGAAGAGATAGAATCTGAGGACGGTGTTGTTATTGTAACGGCTGATTTTACAAGTTTTGGTATGATTAACAGTGCTTTAGAAAATATGGGAATCGAAATTACAAAAGCTAACTTAGAGAGAATGCCAAGTTCTCCTATTGCCATTACAGAACAGCAACAAGCAGATATAGATAAAATTTTAAATAAGCTTGAAGATGATGAGGATGTTCAAAAAGTATTTACGAATATAGCGTAA